From Pararhodobacter zhoushanensis, the proteins below share one genomic window:
- a CDS encoding ABC-F family ATP-binding cassette domain-containing protein — translation MLTINDLSYSVDGRPLLVGASARIPTGHKVGLVGRNGSGKTTLFRLIRGELVLEGGSISLPSRARIGGVAQEVPSPSTSLLDTVLEADVERASLMAEAETATDAHRIAEIQARLADIDAWSAEGRASTILKGLGFTAEEMLMPCSDFSGGWRMRVALAGVLFAQPDLLLLDEPTNYLDLEGALWLEAYLAKYPHTVIVISHDRGLLNRAVGAILHLEDKKLTLYTGGYDTFAKTRAEQRAVLAAESKKQDVRRAHLQSFVDRFKAKASKARQAQSRVKMLEKMTPITAPAEAAKHVFTFPAPEELSPPIINMEGVSVGYGDTIILRRLGLRIDQDDRIALLGRNGEGKSTLSKLLAGKLEPRGGSYTQSNKLRVGYFAQHQVDELFLDETPVQHLRRIRPNEGEPRLRARLAGFGLMADQAETVVGRLSGGQKARLSLLLATIEAPHMLILDEPTNHLDIESREALVEALTAYSGAVILVSHDMHLLSLVADRLWLVKDGAVEPYLEDLDAYRALLLGEGTEKPKAEKAPKPKATREQVSALKSELRKCEQRVAKLEEMREKLAKKLADPQLYEDGRKGDLDVWNRKYAEVMDAVDRAEALWMKAVEAVENAEK, via the coding sequence ATGTTGACCATAAATGACCTCAGTTACTCTGTTGACGGACGCCCGCTGCTTGTGGGCGCGTCGGCGCGCATTCCGACCGGCCACAAGGTTGGCCTCGTGGGCCGCAACGGTTCGGGCAAAACCACGCTGTTTCGCCTGATCCGGGGTGAGCTGGTGCTTGAGGGCGGCTCGATCAGCCTGCCGTCCCGCGCCCGCATCGGCGGCGTCGCGCAAGAGGTGCCGTCGCCGTCGACCAGCCTTCTGGACACAGTGCTTGAGGCGGATGTCGAGCGCGCCTCGCTGATGGCCGAGGCGGAAACCGCCACCGACGCGCATCGCATCGCCGAGATACAGGCACGTCTGGCCGATATCGATGCGTGGTCAGCCGAGGGGCGGGCAAGCACGATTCTGAAAGGTCTGGGCTTTACGGCTGAGGAAATGCTCATGCCCTGCTCGGATTTCTCGGGCGGCTGGCGCATGCGCGTGGCGCTGGCGGGGGTGCTCTTTGCCCAGCCGGACCTCCTGCTGCTTGATGAGCCGACCAACTATCTCGATCTTGAGGGGGCGCTCTGGCTTGAGGCCTATCTCGCCAAATATCCGCACACCGTCATCGTCATCAGCCACGACCGTGGCCTGCTGAACCGCGCTGTCGGTGCAATTCTGCACCTCGAAGACAAGAAGCTGACGCTCTACACCGGCGGCTATGACACGTTTGCCAAGACCCGCGCCGAACAGCGCGCGGTGCTGGCAGCCGAGTCCAAGAAGCAGGACGTGCGCCGCGCGCATCTGCAAAGCTTCGTCGACCGCTTCAAGGCCAAGGCGTCGAAAGCCCGTCAGGCCCAGTCGCGCGTCAAGATGCTGGAGAAAATGACGCCGATCACCGCACCGGCCGAGGCTGCCAAGCACGTCTTCACCTTCCCTGCGCCGGAAGAACTCTCGCCCCCGATCATCAACATGGAGGGTGTGTCGGTCGGCTATGGCGACACGATCATCCTGCGGCGTCTGGGGCTGCGCATCGATCAGGACGACCGCATCGCCCTGCTGGGCCGCAACGGCGAGGGCAAGTCAACGCTGTCCAAACTGCTGGCCGGAAAGCTGGAGCCGCGCGGCGGCAGCTATACCCAGTCCAACAAGCTGCGCGTCGGCTATTTCGCGCAGCATCAGGTGGATGAGCTGTTCCTCGATGAGACCCCGGTGCAGCATTTGCGCCGCATCCGTCCCAATGAGGGCGAGCCACGCCTGCGCGCGCGTCTGGCCGGGTTCGGCCTGATGGCCGATCAGGCCGAGACGGTGGTGGGCCGCTTGTCGGGCGGGCAGAAGGCCCGTCTGTCGCTGCTGCTTGCGACGATCGAAGCGCCGCATATGCTGATCCTCGACGAGCCGACCAACCACCTGGACATCGAAAGCCGCGAGGCCCTGGTCGAGGCGCTGACCGCCTATAGCGGCGCGGTCATTCTGGTCAGCCACGACATGCACCTGTTGTCGCTGGTCGCCGACCGTCTGTGGCTGGTCAAGGACGGCGCGGTCGAGCCGTATCTCGAAGACCTCGACGCCTACCGCGCGCTGTTGCTGGGCGAGGGCACCGAGAAGCCGAAAGCCGAGAAAGCGCCCAAGCCCAAGGCCACGCGCGAGCAGGTTTCGGCGCTGAAATCCGAGCTGCGCAAATGCGAGCAGCGCGTCGCCAAGCTGGAAGAGATGCGCGAGAAGCTGGCCAAGAAGCTGGCCGACCCGCAGCTCTATGAAGACGGGCGCAAAGGCGATCTGGACGTCTGGAACCGCAAATACGCGGAAGTCATGGACGCTGTTGACCGGGCCGAGGCTTTGTGGATGAAAGCCGTGGAAGCGGTTGAAAACGCTGAGAAGTAA
- a CDS encoding multidrug effflux MFS transporter: protein MQKFLHGLQFPAGPPLDGAHSRGIHAHANAPHLSTLILLTGMAVLSLNMFLPSLPRMIVDLGATESSMALAVSGYMIVSALLQLVMGPVSDRLGRRPVMLFAVALYMVASVGCVLAQDEMLFLVFRMAQAVIITSTVLGAAIIRDQFPAREAASKMGVIGASMALAPMLGPTVGGILDTVIGWRAIFALYAALGAMALALVWADLGETLKTGPRPLRLSDYTSLLRSGRFWSYAMCQAFSVGAFYVFIAGAPFVATRLWDLSPAWIGAGIGSITGGFLLGALATARLAPRLGIHRLILVGRLIPAVGLSLGLLAFLMGYSSPFLLFGFTMTVGVGNGLTMANANTGAISVRPDLAGTAASLAGALAVTGGAALTWITLLAVERSSTPVMLLSLILGSALAALAAGIIAIRLDRAGGFDEL from the coding sequence ATGCAGAAATTCTTGCACGGGTTGCAATTCCCCGCTGGCCCGCCTTTGGATGGCGCACACAGCCGAGGTATCCATGCACACGCGAACGCCCCCCATCTGTCGACCCTGATCTTGCTGACCGGCATGGCCGTGCTCAGCCTGAACATGTTCCTGCCCTCGCTGCCCCGCATGATTGTGGATCTGGGCGCAACGGAAAGCAGCATGGCGCTGGCCGTCTCGGGGTACATGATCGTCTCGGCTCTGCTGCAACTGGTCATGGGACCGGTCAGCGACCGGCTGGGCCGCCGCCCGGTGATGCTGTTTGCGGTGGCGCTGTATATGGTGGCCTCGGTCGGTTGCGTGCTGGCGCAGGACGAAATGCTGTTTTTGGTGTTCCGCATGGCGCAGGCGGTGATCATCACCAGCACGGTGCTGGGGGCGGCGATCATCCGCGACCAGTTCCCGGCGCGCGAAGCGGCCAGCAAGATGGGCGTGATCGGCGCGTCGATGGCGCTGGCGCCGATGCTGGGACCAACGGTGGGCGGGATTCTGGACACCGTGATCGGCTGGCGGGCGATTTTCGCGCTCTATGCCGCGCTGGGAGCGATGGCGCTGGCGCTGGTCTGGGCCGATCTGGGCGAGACGCTGAAAACCGGGCCGCGCCCGCTGCGCCTGTCGGATTACACGTCCTTGCTGCGCTCGGGCCGGTTCTGGAGCTACGCGATGTGTCAGGCGTTCTCGGTCGGGGCGTTCTATGTGTTCATCGCAGGCGCGCCGTTCGTGGCCACACGGCTGTGGGATCTGTCGCCTGCGTGGATCGGGGCCGGGATCGGGTCAATCACCGGGGGGTTCCTGCTGGGCGCGCTGGCCACGGCGCGGCTGGCGCCCCGGCTGGGCATCCACCGGCTGATTCTGGTCGGGCGGTTGATCCCGGCGGTGGGGCTGAGCCTGGGTCTGCTGGCCTTCCTCATGGGCTATTCCAGCCCGTTCTTGCTGTTCGGATTCACCATGACGGTGGGGGTTGGCAACGGGCTGACCATGGCCAATGCCAATACCGGCGCGATCTCGGTACGGCCCGATCTGGCCGGGACGGCGGCCAGCCTTGCCGGCGCGCTGGCGGTGACGGGCGGCGCGGCGCTGACCTGGATCACCCTGCTGGCGGTCGAGCGCAGCAGCACGCCCGTCATGCTGCTGTCGCTGATTCTCGGCTCGGCGCTGGCGGCGCTGGCGGCCGGGATCATCGCGATCCGGCTGGACCGGGCCGGAGGGTTTGACGAACTGTGA
- a CDS encoding MarC family protein, whose protein sequence is MLDLAFLTSAFVTLFVIIDPIGLAPLFIPLTAGMTAQNRRAVGLRACLIAAALLTLFGLAGESILTTIGITMPAFQISGGVLLFLTALDMLFDRRQPRREGHATQDAPDPSVFPLAMPLIAGPGAMTSMILLMNQTTGWGGAAALLGVMLAVAGSAFVFFLLAPPIERLLGRTGEMVITRLLGMLLAALSVQFILNGARAAGII, encoded by the coding sequence ATGCTTGATCTCGCGTTTCTCACCTCGGCCTTTGTCACCCTGTTCGTGATCATTGATCCGATCGGGCTGGCCCCGCTGTTCATTCCGCTGACCGCCGGCATGACCGCACAGAATCGCCGCGCCGTGGGGTTGCGGGCCTGCCTGATCGCGGCGGCCCTGCTGACGCTCTTCGGGCTGGCGGGCGAAAGCATCCTGACGACCATCGGCATCACCATGCCCGCGTTCCAGATCTCGGGCGGGGTGCTGTTGTTCCTGACCGCGCTGGACATGCTGTTCGACCGCCGCCAGCCGCGGAGAGAGGGGCACGCGACGCAGGACGCGCCCGACCCGTCGGTGTTTCCGCTGGCCATGCCCCTGATCGCGGGGCCGGGGGCGATGACCTCGATGATCTTGTTGATGAACCAGACCACCGGCTGGGGCGGGGCAGCGGCGCTTTTGGGCGTGATGCTGGCCGTCGCCGGCTCGGCCTTTGTCTTTTTCCTGCTCGCCCCGCCGATCGAGCGTCTGCTCGGCCGTACCGGCGAGATGGTGATCACCCGCCTGCTGGGCATGCTGCTGGCGGCGCTGTCGGTGCAGTTTATCCTGAACGGCGCCCGGGCGGCGGGGATCATCTGA
- the ndk gene encoding nucleoside-diphosphate kinase, which produces MAIERTLSIIKPDATNRNLTGKINAKFEDAGLRIVAQKRIHLTPAQAGQFYEVHKERPFYGELCEFMASAPVVVQVLEGEGAIAKNREVMGATNPAQADEGTIRADFALSVGENSVHGSDAPETAAQEIAYFFSGLELVG; this is translated from the coding sequence ATGGCTATCGAACGCACGCTGTCGATCATCAAGCCCGACGCCACCAACCGCAACCTGACCGGCAAGATCAACGCCAAGTTCGAGGATGCGGGCCTGCGGATCGTCGCGCAAAAGCGCATTCACCTGACCCCGGCGCAGGCTGGCCAGTTCTATGAAGTGCACAAAGAGCGCCCCTTCTACGGCGAACTGTGTGAATTCATGGCGTCGGCTCCGGTCGTCGTGCAGGTTCTGGAAGGCGAAGGCGCCATTGCCAAGAACCGCGAAGTGATGGGCGCAACCAACCCGGCGCAAGCCGATGAAGGCACCATCCGCGCCGATTTCGCCCTGTCGGTCGGCGAGAACTCGGTCCACGGTTCGGACGCGCCGGAAACCGCCGCGCAGGAAATCGCGTATTTCTTCTCGGGTCTTGAGCTGGTCGGCTAA
- a CDS encoding RrF2 family transcriptional regulator, whose protein sequence is MRLTTRTNLALRTLMVCAVNPDRIVRKSDVAAVINGSENHLAQVVNQLGQSGYITTLRGRHGGFMLARPAREISVGAVFRTFESDLPFIECMAKDNTCPLKGVCRMAGHLANAVEAFYATLDPLTVGELVECNEGLESILALNSIARGASLARCEKAKTVAA, encoded by the coding sequence ATGCGCCTGACAACCCGAACCAACCTCGCCCTGCGCACGCTGATGGTTTGCGCGGTCAATCCGGACCGGATCGTGCGCAAGAGCGATGTCGCCGCTGTCATCAATGGTTCAGAGAACCATCTGGCGCAGGTGGTCAATCAACTGGGGCAATCGGGCTATATCACCACGCTGCGCGGTCGCCATGGCGGCTTCATGCTGGCCCGGCCAGCGCGCGAGATCAGCGTGGGGGCGGTGTTTCGCACCTTCGAATCCGATCTGCCGTTCATCGAATGCATGGCCAAGGACAACACCTGTCCGCTCAAGGGTGTGTGCCGGATGGCGGGCCATCTGGCCAACGCGGTCGAGGCTTTCTATGCCACGCTGGACCCGCTGACGGTGGGGGAACTGGTGGAATGCAATGAGGGTCTGGAATCGATCCTGGCGCTGAACTCGATTGCGCGCGGGGCGTCGCTGGCGCGCTGCGAAAAGGCCAAGACCGTCGCAGCCTAG
- a CDS encoding lytic transglycosylase domain-containing protein, whose translation MKTTLAVLVVLALAACGGGRPDDIDVPSRLFPGETPQMRVLIIQASQDLEIPEALLHRVIQRESDYRADARNGPYYGLMQILPQTARTMGFRGEPRELLDPEVNLRYAGRYLRGAWLVSDGDMEDAVMHYARGYYYDARDRCLLVETGLAQRETNRRCR comes from the coding sequence ATGAAGACAACCCTGGCCGTGCTCGTGGTGCTGGCGCTGGCCGCGTGCGGGGGCGGGCGCCCGGACGACATTGACGTGCCCAGCCGCCTGTTCCCCGGCGAGACGCCGCAAATGCGCGTGCTCATCATACAGGCGTCGCAGGATCTGGAGATCCCCGAGGCGCTGCTGCACCGCGTCATCCAGCGCGAAAGCGACTACCGCGCCGATGCGCGCAACGGGCCGTATTACGGGCTGATGCAGATCCTGCCACAGACCGCCCGCACCATGGGCTTTCGCGGCGAACCGCGTGAGTTGCTCGATCCCGAGGTGAACCTGCGCTATGCCGGGCGCTATCTGCGCGGCGCGTGGCTGGTGTCAGACGGCGATATGGAGGATGCGGTGATGCATTACGCGCGCGGCTATTACTACGACGCCCGCGACCGCTGTCTGCTGGTCGAGACGGGCCTCGCGCAGCGCGAAACAAACCGCCGCTGCCGGTAA
- a CDS encoding retropepsin-like aspartic protease family protein, translated as MPSFEQLSDDQIARLVYLTILGAVLISYMLVATRGRILTVVRHLLLWALIFTGAVAAYGLWDNFQYTTAAVQSADGEGLILRRSHDGQYHLTLDITGPDGRVQPVRFIIDTGATEMVLTQQDAAKLGFDADDLQYLGTASTANGITRTAQVTLRQVTLEGHTARQVRALVNEGALHASLLGMGYLERFSRIEIMRDRLSITF; from the coding sequence ATGCCCAGTTTCGAGCAACTCAGTGATGATCAGATCGCCCGGCTCGTCTATCTGACGATCCTTGGCGCGGTTCTGATCAGCTACATGCTGGTCGCCACACGCGGACGCATCCTGACGGTGGTGCGTCACCTTCTGCTCTGGGCGCTGATCTTCACCGGTGCCGTGGCGGCCTATGGGCTGTGGGACAACTTCCAGTACACCACCGCAGCCGTGCAATCCGCCGACGGCGAGGGGTTGATCCTGCGCCGCAGCCATGACGGGCAGTATCATCTGACGCTGGACATCACCGGGCCCGATGGCCGCGTGCAACCGGTGCGTTTCATCATCGACACCGGCGCGACCGAGATGGTCCTCACCCAGCAGGACGCCGCCAAGCTGGGCTTTGACGCCGACGATCTGCAGTATCTGGGCACGGCCAGCACTGCCAATGGCATCACGCGCACGGCGCAGGTCACCTTGCGGCAGGTCACGCTGGAAGGGCACACCGCCCGGCAAGTGCGTGCGCTGGTCAATGAGGGCGCGCTGCATGCGTCCTTGCTGGGCATGGGCTATCTTGAGCGGTTCTCGCGCATCGAGATCATGCGCGACCGGCTCAGCATCACCTTCTAG
- a CDS encoding TfoX/Sxy family protein gives MPTPISDLRNLGPSSEESFARAGIHDAETLRDLGADAAYALLLKSGERPHFIVYYVLHMALQGRPWNDCKGAEKDALRLRFDGLKAAHKAQGGIEGIEAILDEIGVIDPAGPRRKRRSG, from the coding sequence ATGCCGACACCGATTTCAGACCTGCGCAACCTTGGCCCCTCGAGCGAAGAGAGCTTCGCCCGCGCCGGGATCCATGACGCCGAAACGCTGCGCGATCTTGGCGCTGATGCAGCCTATGCCCTTTTGCTCAAATCCGGCGAGCGGCCGCATTTCATCGTTTACTACGTGTTGCACATGGCCCTGCAGGGTCGGCCGTGGAATGATTGCAAAGGCGCGGAAAAGGACGCGCTGCGTCTGCGCTTCGATGGGCTGAAAGCCGCGCATAAGGCCCAAGGGGGGATTGAGGGAATCGAGGCGATCCTTGATGAGATCGGCGTGATCGACCCTGCCGGACCCCGGCGTAAACGACGGAGCGGATGA